Within the Medicago truncatula cultivar Jemalong A17 chromosome 4, MtrunA17r5.0-ANR, whole genome shotgun sequence genome, the region cataaaaagaaaaaaaaatattctaaattgcGGCATTCTTGAATGAAGACCAAAATCAGTACTTTTATTTTGtaacattatgattattgagaacTCTACTCAACTACATTACTGATATCaaacaacaaacaataaacagaaaaaacaaacgataaacaaaaaaaaaaaaaaaaaaaaaactctatatTGCGGCATTCTTGAACGATATTAGATTGTTGAAAAAAACATTCTAATTATTTATGTCCGATTGATACATGAACAACATATAACTCTCACAGACAACAATGTTTATATACGAAGCAAGCTATTATTTGTCCTTCGATtcatttttgaacaaaaaaaaaaaatgttcgaATCATGTATTCACATAATTTCCCAATAAATGATCGGATACCATAAGAGAAAACATAAGAGAAACAGATGCATTAACTCAATGGTTGAAATCAAATCGTCACCGAAATCCTATCCAGAGGCACCAAAAAATACCAAGTTCTACAATTAACTCCTCCGTGACTTGCTTCTCGTGCGGACAATGTCATTATTCAACTCGCCAAGTTAGCGAGTTTGTAGAAACCACAAATCCAAGCCAGTCAAAATCGAATTGTCATCGAAATGGATTGGCCACCGCAACTCAGAGTTATGGATCTGCCACTTAGTTTAGTGTCGGCAGAGTTGAAAAGGATGACGTAAAAGAGTATGAGTGGCAACCAATGGTGAAGAAGTGGCAGGTGTTGGATGGAAAAATTGCACGTTGAAAGAGAGGGGTGGGATTCATGAGGGAAGAACAAAGAAGGGAGAGCACCTGCACCTCAAAAAACTAAGAAGATAGagaaatatattttagaaagaaaagaaaagagatgaTATTCAATTGAAGGAATCCAAGCCAAATGTGATTTGAAGTCTGAGGGTTTCAATGCCCGTTGTTTTTTGTAATATGCCATAAAAGCACCTTGCATTGGTAAAACACAGATGCATGGAAAAGTATAAGTCAATTTAATGTGATAAGGGAAGGTGGAAAGCAAGCACACAATGCGTTAAGTGACCTAAGGCAAGGAGGGAAAATTTGAAAGAGTGGTGCTATTTACCACGAATTGCTTTTCCACGGGATTCACGAACCTTTGCAATTTAATCATAATAaacctattttaatattaaaaaaaacataaaaacatgtTTCTGGCGGAAAAAACGGCGGTTGGTAGTACTATTCTTGTTTTTCGTTGTGAAAGTATTCGTGGTAAAAGGCATTCTCCAATTTGAAATTGAAGTGTGTATTGTGATTTGTGCTAGTCAGCAAAAAGATCAGATCTACGGCTGATAAATAAGTGGCGCCCAAAGGTGTAGATCCAAGGGCTAGGATTGTTTGGCGCCTAAAAAAGTAGGTTTAGGGTTATGCAATTAGGATTTGCATGTTTgctaggattagatataaaggaTTGTTAagtcaatatgtttttttatttttaagaggaAATGTTAAGTCAAAATGTAtttttacatgatttttttaaaacatgtttagaatattataaaaagttcGTTTGAGAAAATGAGctcaacatttgatttttaggttgatatctttgtttctttatcttacaattttgtattttaaaaactttataTTCAATCCAtctcatgttaaaaaaatttaaatttttgtaaagaaactttttataatgtcctaaacatccttcaaaaaaaaaataatgtcctaagcatgtttaaaaaaaattattcaaaaattgagaataattaaacaatttttgaaAGCACAAAAGACTAAATtgcatacaaaaataaaattttaggaACGGACACGTACCCTTTTTATGAGAATGAAAAAcgaaatttgataatttttcaacaaagaaaaaacttatttaaactaaattttaaCTGCTAGACAgccatcctttttattttttagataaaagaTACATTCATATTTGtcgaaaacaaaaacaaaaatgctcCTACATTAGTGTGAGTTAGAACTCCTGCAAATTAACGTCCAAAGACAGTTAAATAAAGCAAGAACTGATGTTACAGTAATTAATCTTTATAGCAAAACTAACTATTCttcattaattatataactCAGCAAAACAAAATTGGTTAAACAACCATTATGTCAGTCCAAGCAGTTCAGAATTTGATGCTAATTGCTAacccaataaaaaagaaaaagaaagaaattgattttttttttttttataccaaaacGAAAGATATTGATGATAACCAAGATAATCATTGTTagattctgtaaaaaaaaaaacgatattcattGTTAGATAAATAATGTATTGTTTTCGGAAATTatgatcaattttatttgtgtctaactcaaaaaaaaaaaaaaaaaaaagttatttatgaTCAAATTGAACAATATTGCATGTGCACTAGTGAGAAAAGAAACTTGAATAATGTTAAACCTCTAGCACAATAATAGCGGTTAATCAATTGAAACTATAACTTATGTATCATCGGTGGCTGAGTcagaaaaaattatttggatGGGTCACAAAAATAAACTAGTACAATGTAAACACAAAATTTATGTTATAACAAGCATTAAACACAAGATtgattgtcaaaaaattaaattgtaccTTAAACATTCAAGATATTTTACAATTACATTTCGATTGACTTGAAATTGTGATAATAAAACGTACTGAGATGGAGAAGAGGGTGGGCCGCAAGgtaattttagttaaaaattaaagatattttaataatttttcatatAGGCCCTCCGTCACTGTGTATCATGTATGCTTACTACAATGCGAAAAAACATACATGATTGACAACGAGGATTTTGGTCCAATTTGACTCGGGGGACAAACGCTACACGTAAGGGTGGGTATATACAAAGTTGTATGGGAGTTCCATGCCGTCAAGATTCATGATCTCTTGGATGTATACAAGTATTCGCACTTTCATCTTATGAGCTAGTTTTAAGAGTGATATTCAAGCCTATTTTGCACAACCCTAATGAGTCCTAGAGATCTATGTCAcctaaataaattttcatatagCTTTCTAAACGTTGCATGACATGCATTTATTAATGTCTCCCTAACACACTATGCATATGCTTTAACTATCTTGACCAGGAGAAGATACGAGTTGCTCTTTATGTACAAAAAGCAGCATTGCATTTTATAAACGGTAATCTACATTCAATAGCTTTCATTCATCTTTTTACTCTTTTCACTCGTTTTATTCTGCTCTCTTCTGTtacacttttctttttcttctttctcacaTTCAGCTGGAACCCGAGGAACTGGTGATTACATGCTCTCCAAAGAGATTCAAGAAGCAGGTTTCGGAATCGTGCCTGATGAATTAGCATCCATTGTTAGATCTCATGACACTAAATGTTTAGAACATCATGAGGGAGTTGAAGGATTGGCCAAAGCTGTCCGCGTATCATTTCAAGGCGGTGTTAGTTCAAGCGACGTAAAACATAGACAAGATATCTATGGTCATAACCGCCACACGGAGAAACCCTCAAGGAGTTTTTGGATGTTTGTTTGGGATGCAATGCAAGACTTGACACTAGTCATCCTTATTCTATGTTCTGTAGTATCAATTGGTGTTGGAATCTTAACCGAAGGTTTTCCTAAAGGTATGTATGATGGAGTTGGAATCATACTATGTATTATTTTAGTGGTTTTTGTCACTTCAATAAGTGACTATAAACAGTCTTTGCAATTTAAGGATTTGgataaagagaagaaaaatgtaAGCATTCATGTTACAAGAGATAGTAGAAGACAAAAGGTTTCAATTCATGATCTAGTAGTTGGAGATATAGTTCATCTCGCAATCGGAGACATAGTTCCTGCAGATGGATTATATATATCAGGATTTAGTTTATTGATCGATGAATCAAGTTTATCCGGTGAGAGTGAAGCCGTAAATGTTGATCAACAAAAGCCATTTCTTCTATGTGGAACCACAGTTCAAGATGGTTCTGCTAAGATGCTCGTGACTTCGGTTGGTATGAAGACGGAATGGGGAAGATTGATGGAAACTTTGAATGAAGGCGGAGATGATGAGACACCTCTTCAGGTGAAACTAAATGGTGTTGCTACACTAATTGGAAAAATAGGGTTAGGTTTTGCATTGGTAACATTTTTAGTTCTTACTGGTAGGTTTTTGGTTGTGAAAATATCTCACAATAGCATCACTAAATGGGATCTAAATGATGCTTCTATGCTTCTCAATTTCtttgctactgctgttattatAATAGTCGTTGCGGTTCCTGAGGGTTTGCCTTTAGCAGTTACACTAAGTCTTGCGTTCGCGATGAAGAAATTGATGAATGATAAGGCACTTGTTAGACACTTATCTGCATGTGAAACAATGGGTTCTGCTGGTTGTATTTGCACTGATAAAACTGGAACTTTGACCACAAATCAAATGGTTGTTGACAAAATATGGATTTGTGAACAAACTAAGCCGATTAAAACTGGAAATCGTGATGATGGTAATTTATTGAAGAACTCAATTTCCGAGGAGATATTCGATCTCTTTTTGCAGTCAATATTTCAGAATACTGCCTCAGAGGTTGTGAAAGGTGAAGATGGAAAGAACAAGGTGATGGGAACTCCAACAGAATCAGCATTGCTTGgatttggtttgattttagGAGGTGATACTAAGTTTTACAATGACAAGTATAAGATAGTTAAGGTTGAACCTTTCAATTCAACGCGTAAAAAGATGTCTGTTCTTGTTTCTCTTCCGGATAACAATAACAAAACTAGAGCATTCTGCAAAGGAGCATCAGAAATAGTGGTGAAAATGTGTGACAAAGTTGTTAACTCAGAAGGTAAAGTTGTTGATTTGAACGAACAACAAAGAAATAGCATCAATGAAGTAATCAATGGTTTTGCTTCCGATGCACTGAGAACACTCTGTGTAGCCTTCAAGGATATTGAAGCGTCTTCTGAAGATGGCAACAGCATTCCGGAGGATGAATAtactttaattgctattattgggATCAAGGATCCAGTGAGGCCTGGAGTTAAAGAAGCTGTTAAGACTTGTTTGGATGCTGGAATTACTGTTAGAATGGTGACCGGTGATAATATAAACACCGCTAAAGCTATAGCTAGAGAATGCGGTATCTTGACCGATGGATTGGCAATAGAGGGACCGGATTTTCGGAACAAAACTCAGCGAGAAATGGAAGAGATAATACCTAAATTGCAGGTTGTGTTTCTTTTCCATTCTGCATATACTCTATTTAACTTCTAaagttcattttattttctaagcCTGAGTggtaaccttggcgcaactggtaaagttgttgtcatgtgactgaaaggtcacggaTTCAAGTCCTAGAAACAGCCTCTTGTCtaaaaaaacagggtaaggctgcatACAATACATCAAATGGTGGGACCTTGGGACCTTTTCCCGAACCCTACGTATGCAAAAACTTTAGTGCACCAGGTTGCCCTggcctttttattttattttctaaggTTATGGTAAATTTATACAGTGGCTGGTTAATGTTTGTAGGTAATGGCTAGATCATTGCCACTTGATAAGCATACCTTGGTGAAACATTTGAGGAATGACTTTAATGAAGTTGTGGCAGTAACAGGTGATGGGACCAATGATGCACCAGCTTTGCATGAAGCTGATATTGGATTTGCTATGGGTATTGCTGGAACAGAGGTTTGTCACATGCTTAATCCATATCTCCTAGATGATTAACTATTTTATGTTGTTCCTTTTAAGAATATGCTCAGATTGGACCACCCTTATCCTTTACATCAGAACATATTTAGCAATTAGCATCTGATTCTAATGGGGCTTTTGGGTTAAAAAAATTGGGTCAGGAAACAACTATTAATTTTAGATAGTATCCAATATTATAGCTAATGAAGCACATACATTGATACCAGACATAAGAAACGTTGACACATCGATATGAtgataattttaagaaaatagttaTATTTTCTTGAGAACTCCTATATCCAGGGAAAACTGCATCGCAAATGAATCACGAGAATTGCGACAACCAATTAAATTTGTTCATGAGCGGAAAACTTGTTGGCTGGGCTGCTAAGTTAGCATCAAACATTTTACCACGCGTGCTTTCAGAATGATTTCGTTGtctaatataaatatattttcactattttcttttaaatcaatgGCTTAATAGCATTTTAGCCCTCTAACTTTCTCAAAATTGCGATTTTGAcgccctaagaaaaaaaactaccaaaCCACCCCGTAACTTTCCCAGGGGGTTCATTTAAAGCTAAGGTATAGATCTGTCCCATCAAAATTGTCATAATGGGGGTCGAACTTGAGACCATCCTCCAAAATTTTAAGACAACACACTTATACCAATCGAAATGggttaatttaagaaaatagttaTATATGTTAGTGTCGTGTCGTTATGGTCAATGACACGTGTCGAACACGAGAGACCCTTCAATTCAAAGTaccattttctttaatattCTACGTAGCATTATTAGTTGAGCATTGTTAACCTTTATCTTGTCCAGGTTGCAAAAGAGAATGCAGATGTGATTGTAATGGATGATAACTTTACAACAATTGTGAATGTTACAAGATGGGGCCGTTCTGTTTACATTAACATACAAAAGTTTGTCCAGTTCCAATTAACTGTTAATGTTGTAGCTCTCATGCTCAATTTTGTTTCAGCTTGTGTCTCAGGTACTACATAATACAATTCACCTATAGCATCAAAAACTTGCACGGACACATACGCAGACATTAGACACTATATTGACAATAACACGCCAataccaataataatttattaaaagaaGATATTTGAATGTAATTAAGTGTGCTGGTGTCGTGTCAATATTAGACACCAACACGTCCGACATGCTTTTAACAGGGTTGGTCCAATAATCTCAAAAAGTAAGTGAGGCCTAAAACAAGTTTTGATATTTGAGGCTTCTTTGATCTGCATACGAGGCCTTTTTGCCTTTAAAATTtagtgaaaaataatttttttgttggtaagCTTAAAGCGAGAGCTTCAGTGGCCTTACCTTCGAGCCAGTCTTGGCTTTAATATGAAGTGTCAGAACTACATAGATAAATAGTTCATTGCTCTGTATACGAGGCCTTTTTGTTATTTGATATTTGAGGCCTCTTTGGTCTGTATACGAGGTCTTTTTGTTAGTAGCCCTAAAACGAGAGCTTTAGTGACCTTACTCAGGCCGACCCTGACTTTAATATGAAGTGTCGGTACTACATAACTAAGTAGTCTGATCATATTAGATATTAGAAACCATATTAGATGATTTTAATCACAATGGGAAATGAATCACAGGATCTGCTCCCCTTACTGCTGTTCAAATGCTATGGGTAAACATGATTATGGACACATTAGGTGCATTGGCATTGGCTACAGAACCACCACATGATGGGTTAATGAAGAGACCACCTATTGGAAGAAATGCAAAGTTC harbors:
- the LOC25479458 gene encoding putative calcium-transporting ATPase 11, plasma membrane-type isoform X3, translating into MEKYLRENFHVEPKRPSEAAQRRWRSAVSVVKNPRRRFRWVANLAQRADAEQKRKKLQEKIRVALYVQKAALHFINGTGDYMLSKEIQEAGFGIVPDELASIVRSHDTKCLEHHEGVEGLAKAVRVSFQGGVSSSDVKHRQDIYGHNRHTEKPSRSFWMFVWDAMQDLTLVILILCSVVSIGVGILTEGFPKGMYDGVGIILCIILVVFVTSISDYKQSLQFKDLDKEKKNVSIHVTRDSRRQKVSIHDLVVGDIVHLAIGDIVPADGLYISGFSLLIDESSLSGESEAVNVDQQKPFLLCGTTVQDGSAKMLVTSVGMKTEWGRLMETLNEGGDDETPLQVKLNGVATLIGKIGLGFALVTFLVLTGRFLVVKISHNSITKWDLNDASMLLNFFATAVIIIVVAVPEGLPLAVTLSLAFAMKKLMNDKALVRHLSACETMGSAGCICTDKTGTLTTNQMVVDKIWICEQTKPIKTGNRDDGNLLKNSISEEIFDLFLQSIFQNTASEVVKGEDGKNKVMGTPTESALLGFGLILGGDTKFYNDKYKIVKVEPFNSTRKKMSVLVSLPDNNNKTRAFCKGASEIVVKMCDKVVNSEGKVVDLNEQQRNSINEVINGFASDALRTLCVAFKDIEASSEDGNSIPEDEYTLIAIIGIKDPVRPGVKEAVKTCLDAGITVRMVTGDNINTAKAIARECGILTDGLAIEGPDFRNKTQREMEEIIPKLQVMARSLPLDKHTLVKHLRNDFNEVVAVTGDGTNDAPALHEADIGFAMGIAGTEVAKENADVIVMDDNFTTIVNVTRWGRSVYINIQKFVQFQLTVNVVALMLNFVSACVSGSAPLTAVQMLWVNMIMDTLGALALATEPPHDGLMKRPPIGRNAKFITGVMWRNIIGQSLYQTIVLLVLKFRGEKILKLNGPDATSILNTVIFNTFVFCQVFNEINSRDMEKINVLKGLLSSWIFLMVMASTVCFQVIIVEFLGAFAQTVPLSRDLWLTSVMIGAVSLVVAVVLKCIPVPVKNYVATHHDGYEQLPTGPELA
- the LOC25479458 gene encoding putative calcium-transporting ATPase 11, plasma membrane-type isoform X5, translated to MEKYLRENFHVEPKRPSEAAQRRWRSAVSVVKNPRRRFRWVANLAQRADAEQKRKKLQEKIRVALYVQKAALHFINAGTRGTGDYMLSKEIQEAGFGIVPDELASIVRSHDTKCLEHHEGVEGLAKAVRVSFQGGVSSSDVKHRQDIYGHNRHTEKPSRSFWMFVWDAMQDLTLVILILCSVVSIGVGILTEGFPKGMYDGVGIILCIILVVFVTSISDYKQSLQFKDLDKEKKNVSIHVTRDSRRQKVSIHDLVVGDIVHLAIGDIVPADGLYISGFSLLIDESSLSGESEAVNVDQQKPFLLCGTTVQDGSAKMLVTSVGMKTEWGRLMETLNEGGDDETPLQVKLNGVATLIGKIGLGFALVTFLVLTGRFLVVKISHNSITKWDLNDASMLLNFFATAVIIIVVAVPEGLPLAVTLSLAFAMKKLMNDKALVRHLSACETMGSAGCICTDKTGTLTTNQMVVDKIWICEQTKPIKTGNRDDGNLLKNSISEEIFDLFLQSIFQNTASEVVKGEDGKNKVMGTPTESALLGFGLILGGDTKFYNDKYKIVKVEPFNSTRKKMSVLVSLPDNNNKTRAFCKGASEIVVKMCDKVVNSEGKVVDLNEQQRNSINEVINGFASDALRTLCVAFKDIEGPDFRNKTQREMEEIIPKLQVMARSLPLDKHTLVKHLRNDFNEVVAVTGDGTNDAPALHEADIGFAMGIAGTEVAKENADVIVMDDNFTTIVNVTRWGRSVYINIQKFVQFQLTVNVVALMLNFVSACVSGSAPLTAVQMLWVNMIMDTLGALALATEPPHDGLMKRPPIGRNAKFITGVMWRNIIGQSLYQTIVLLVLKFRGEKILKLNGPDATSILNTVIFNTFVFCQVFNEINSRDMEKINVLKGLLSSWIFLMVMASTVCFQVIIVEFLGAFAQTVPLSRDLWLTSVMIGAVSLVVAVVLKCIPVPVKNYVATHHDGYEQLPTGPELA
- the LOC25479458 gene encoding putative calcium-transporting ATPase 11, plasma membrane-type isoform X4; translated protein: MSNYIENFHVEPKRPSEAAQRRWRSAVSVVKNPRRRFRWVANLAQRADAEQKRKKLQEKIRVALYVQKAALHFINAGTRGTGDYMLSKEIQEAGFGIVPDELASIVRSHDTKCLEHHEGVEGLAKAVRVSFQGGVSSSDVKHRQDIYGHNRHTEKPSRSFWMFVWDAMQDLTLVILILCSVVSIGVGILTEGFPKGMYDGVGIILCIILVVFVTSISDYKQSLQFKDLDKEKKNVSIHVTRDSRRQKVSIHDLVVGDIVHLAIGDIVPADGLYISGFSLLIDESSLSGESEAVNVDQQKPFLLCGTTVQDGSAKMLVTSVGMKTEWGRLMETLNEGGDDETPLQVKLNGVATLIGKIGLGFALVTFLVLTGRFLVVKISHNSITKWDLNDASMLLNFFATAVIIIVVAVPEGLPLAVTLSLAFAMKKLMNDKALVRHLSACETMGSAGCICTDKTGTLTTNQMVVDKIWICEQTKPIKTGNRDDGNLLKNSISEEIFDLFLQSIFQNTASEVVKGEDGKNKVMGTPTESALLGFGLILGGDTKFYNDKYKIVKVEPFNSTRKKMSVLVSLPDNNNKTRAFCKGASEIVVKMCDKVVNSEGKVVDLNEQQRNSINEVINGFASDALRTLCVAFKDIEASSEDGNSIPEDEYTLIAIIGIKDPVRPGVKEAVKTCLDAGITVRMVTGDNINTAKAIARECGILTDGLAIEGPDFRNKTQREMEEIIPKLQVMARSLPLDKHTLVKHLRNDFNEVVAVTGDGTNDAPALHEADIGFAMGIAGTEVAKENADVIVMDDNFTTIVNVTRWGRSVYINIQKFVQFQLTVNVVALMLNFVSACVSGSAPLTAVQMLWVNMIMDTLGALALATEPPHDGLMKRPPIGRNAKFITGVMWRNIIGQSLYQTIVLLVLKFRGEKILKLNGPDATSILNTVIFNTFVFCQVFNEINSRDMEKINVLKGLLSSWIFLMVMASTVCFQVIIVEFLGAFAQTVPLSRDLWLTSVMIGAVSLVVAVVLKCIPVPVKNYVATHHDGYEQLPTGPELA
- the LOC25479458 gene encoding putative calcium-transporting ATPase 11, plasma membrane-type isoform X2, producing MEKYLRENFHVEPKRPSEAAQRRWRSAVSVVKNPRRRFRWVANLAQRADAEQKRKKLQEKIRVALYVQKAALHFINAGTRGTGDYMLSKEIQEAGFGIVPDELASIVRSHDTKCLEHHEGVEGLAKAVRVSFQGGVSSSDVKHRQDIYGHNRHTEKPSRSFWMFVWDAMQDLTLVILILCSVVSIGVGILTEGFPKGMYDGVGIILCIILVVFVTSISDYKQSLQFKDLDKEKKNVSIHVTRDSRRQKVSIHDLVVGDIVHLAIGDIVPADGLYISGFSLLIDESSLSGESEAVNVDQQKPFLLCGTTVQDGSAKMLVTSVGMKTEWGRLMETLNEGGDDETPLQVKLNGVATLIGKIGLGFALVTFLVLTGRFLVVKISHNSITKWDLNDASMLLNFFATAVIIIVVAVPEGLPLAVTLSLAFAMKKLMNDKALVRHLSACETMGSAGCICTDKTGTLTTNQMVVDKIWICEQTKPIKTGNRDDGNLLKNSISEEIFDLFLQSIFQNTASEVVKGEDGKNKVMGTPTESALLGFGLILGGDTKFYNDKYKIVKVEPFNSTRKKMSVLVSLPDNNNKTRAFCKGASEIVVKMCDKVVNSEGKVVDLNEQQRNSINEVINGFASDALRTLCVAFKDIEASSEDGNSIPEDEYTLIAIIGIKDPVRPGVKEAVKTCLDAGITVRMVTGDNINTAKAIARECGILTDGLAIEGPDFRNKTQREMEEIIPKLQVMARSLPLDKHTLVKHLRNDFNEVVAVTGDGTNDAPALHEADIGFAMGIAGTEVAKENADVIVMDDNFTTIVNVTRWGRSVYINIQKFVQFQLTVNVVALMLNFVSACVSGSAPLTAVQMLWVNMIMDTLGALALATEPPHDGLMKRPPIGRNAKFITGVMWRNIIGQSLYQTIVLLVLKFRGEKILKLNGPDATSILNTVIFNTFVFCQVFNEINSRDMEKINVLKGLLSSWIFLMVMASTVCFQVIIVEFLGAFAQTVPLSRDLWLTSVMIGAVSLVVAVVLKCIPVPVKNYVATHHDGYEQLPTGPELA
- the LOC25479458 gene encoding putative calcium-transporting ATPase 11, plasma membrane-type isoform X1, producing MEKYLRENFHVEPKRPSEAAQRRWRSAVSVVKNPRRRFRWVANLAQRADAEQKRKKLQEKIRVALYVQKAALHFINGNLHSIAFIHLFTLFTPGTRGTGDYMLSKEIQEAGFGIVPDELASIVRSHDTKCLEHHEGVEGLAKAVRVSFQGGVSSSDVKHRQDIYGHNRHTEKPSRSFWMFVWDAMQDLTLVILILCSVVSIGVGILTEGFPKGMYDGVGIILCIILVVFVTSISDYKQSLQFKDLDKEKKNVSIHVTRDSRRQKVSIHDLVVGDIVHLAIGDIVPADGLYISGFSLLIDESSLSGESEAVNVDQQKPFLLCGTTVQDGSAKMLVTSVGMKTEWGRLMETLNEGGDDETPLQVKLNGVATLIGKIGLGFALVTFLVLTGRFLVVKISHNSITKWDLNDASMLLNFFATAVIIIVVAVPEGLPLAVTLSLAFAMKKLMNDKALVRHLSACETMGSAGCICTDKTGTLTTNQMVVDKIWICEQTKPIKTGNRDDGNLLKNSISEEIFDLFLQSIFQNTASEVVKGEDGKNKVMGTPTESALLGFGLILGGDTKFYNDKYKIVKVEPFNSTRKKMSVLVSLPDNNNKTRAFCKGASEIVVKMCDKVVNSEGKVVDLNEQQRNSINEVINGFASDALRTLCVAFKDIEASSEDGNSIPEDEYTLIAIIGIKDPVRPGVKEAVKTCLDAGITVRMVTGDNINTAKAIARECGILTDGLAIEGPDFRNKTQREMEEIIPKLQVMARSLPLDKHTLVKHLRNDFNEVVAVTGDGTNDAPALHEADIGFAMGIAGTEVAKENADVIVMDDNFTTIVNVTRWGRSVYINIQKFVQFQLTVNVVALMLNFVSACVSGSAPLTAVQMLWVNMIMDTLGALALATEPPHDGLMKRPPIGRNAKFITGVMWRNIIGQSLYQTIVLLVLKFRGEKILKLNGPDATSILNTVIFNTFVFCQVFNEINSRDMEKINVLKGLLSSWIFLMVMASTVCFQVIIVEFLGAFAQTVPLSRDLWLTSVMIGAVSLVVAVVLKCIPVPVKNYVATHHDGYEQLPTGPELA